In Bacillus sp. Cs-700, one genomic interval encodes:
- a CDS encoding MBL fold metallo-hydrolase has translation MKMTVLGPWGGYPKAGEASAGYLFQSEGYNLLIDCGSGVLAQLQYHLSVEELDSVIISHYHPDHIADVGVLYHGRLIQSKTKSELPVLPIYGHSHDEAGFNSLDHKPYTEARSYTEEDRLELGPFSITFQKTKHPVVCFALRITDGKHTVVYTADSSYIKEFEVFSAGADLLISECNLYADMDGSKMGHMNSTDAATVASAANVSTLMLTHLPHFGELSDLQKDAKQYFDGEVVLASTGLIWDSEKEL, from the coding sequence ATGAAAATGACTGTATTAGGTCCGTGGGGAGGTTACCCTAAAGCTGGAGAAGCGAGTGCAGGGTATCTTTTCCAGAGTGAAGGCTATAACTTGTTAATTGATTGTGGAAGTGGTGTATTGGCACAACTTCAATATCACCTTTCCGTCGAAGAACTCGATAGTGTCATCATTAGTCACTACCATCCAGATCATATTGCAGATGTAGGGGTTCTTTATCACGGACGCTTGATTCAATCCAAAACAAAATCTGAATTACCTGTGCTGCCGATCTATGGTCATTCACATGATGAAGCAGGTTTTAATAGTTTGGATCATAAGCCTTATACCGAAGCGAGGTCTTACACGGAAGAAGATCGTTTAGAGCTCGGGCCGTTTTCCATTACTTTTCAAAAAACAAAACATCCGGTTGTATGTTTTGCTTTGCGCATAACTGATGGAAAGCATACCGTAGTGTATACAGCAGATTCAAGTTATATAAAAGAGTTCGAAGTCTTTTCTGCTGGAGCTGACTTACTCATCTCAGAATGCAACCTTTATGCGGATATGGATGGTTCTAAAATGGGGCACATGAATAGTACGGATGCAGCAACAGTTGCAAGCGCAGCGAATGTTTCCACTCTTATGTTAACGCATCTTCCGCATTTTGGAGAGTTATCGGATCTTCAAAAAGATGCAAAACAATATTTTGATGGGGAAGTTGTACTTGCTTCTACAGGACTAATTTGGGATTCAGAAAAAGAGTTATAG
- a CDS encoding lipoate--protein ligase, with product MLYIDNENIMDAGINLAIEEYILKELDPEETYLLFYSMNPTVIVGKNQNTIEQIDTSYIRENGVDVVRRLSGGGAVYNDPGNLSFSIITKDDGNSFHNYKKFTDPVVKALSKLGVDAELSGRNDLLVKGKKISGNAQFSTKGRMYSHGTLMFNVNLENVVKALKVNKEKIESKGIKSIRSRVTNISEHMDQEMTREQFKQTLLQYIFEGEKEIPSYDLTEKDWKAIHEIADERYKNWDWNYGRSPKFNVQHSKRFPIGSIDVRLEVKKGYIEQATIFGDFFGVGDVKEIENQLIGVRYERGSLEEALQEVDVSHYFGKITKKEFIDLLY from the coding sequence ATGCTTTATATAGATAATGAGAACATAATGGATGCTGGGATTAATCTAGCGATTGAGGAATACATTTTGAAGGAGCTTGATCCTGAGGAAACCTATTTGTTATTTTACTCGATGAATCCAACAGTTATTGTTGGGAAAAATCAGAATACCATTGAGCAAATTGATACGAGCTACATACGTGAGAATGGTGTGGATGTGGTTCGTCGTCTTTCAGGTGGAGGCGCGGTTTACAATGATCCTGGGAATTTAAGCTTTAGCATTATTACAAAGGATGACGGCAATAGTTTTCACAACTATAAGAAGTTCACTGATCCAGTAGTAAAGGCACTTAGCAAACTGGGTGTCGATGCGGAGCTTAGTGGACGAAACGATTTGTTAGTGAAAGGGAAGAAAATATCAGGTAATGCCCAGTTTTCAACAAAGGGGAGAATGTATAGTCACGGAACGCTAATGTTTAATGTGAACTTAGAAAATGTAGTGAAAGCTCTAAAAGTAAATAAAGAGAAGATTGAATCGAAGGGCATTAAATCCATTCGCAGTCGCGTTACAAATATTAGTGAACATATGGATCAAGAGATGACACGTGAGCAATTTAAACAAACATTACTTCAGTATATTTTCGAAGGAGAAAAAGAAATCCCCTCTTATGACTTAACCGAAAAAGATTGGAAAGCCATCCATGAAATTGCGGATGAACGATATAAGAACTGGGATTGGAATTATGGTCGATCACCAAAATTTAACGTTCAGCATTCAAAGCGTTTTCCGATTGGTTCAATAGATGTTCGTCTTGAAGTAAAAAAGGGCTACATCGAACAGGCTACGATTTTTGGAGATTTCTTTGGGGTTGGGGACGTGAAAGAGATTGAAAACCAACTAATAGGTGTTCGTTATGAACGTGGATCGCTTGAAGAAGCTCTTCAAGAAGTGGACGTATCTCATTATTTCGGGAAAATAACAAAAAAGGAATTTATTGATCTTCTATACTAA
- a CDS encoding fatty acid--CoA ligase family protein: MNLSQQLKETAATYPEKQAYIYQDEAVLYKELDQKVSAFATNLLAEGIKKGDHVALILGNSPEFLIAYYGVLRAGAVVIPINPIYTPDEIGYLLHNGDVKAIVTLEQALPLVEKMADQLTDIVLVAYTGEGKEERVIANTKLKPFTKMIEDQNEVFPDVIINEDNLAVILYTSGTTGKPKGAMLSHKNLFSNASDTGSYLQISSNDVVVTALPMFHVFCMTVSMNAPLISGGTLLILPKFSPQEVFRVAEKFKATIFAGVPTMYNFLYQYPEGRAEYFQHLRLCISGGSSLPVALLHRFEEKFQVRISEGYGLSEASPVTCFNPLDRPRKAGSIGMNITNVENKVVDELGQEVPVGEVGELAVKGPNVMKGYYKMPEDTAVTLKEGWLFTGDLAKMDEEGYFYIVDRKKDMVIVGGYNVYPREVEEVLYQHPDIVETAVVGVPDPNFGEAVQAFVVTQQQMTEEEVMNYCKEHLAKYKCPTIVEFISELPKNTTGKILRKALRKQVNA; encoded by the coding sequence ATGAATCTATCTCAACAATTAAAAGAGACAGCAGCGACTTATCCTGAGAAACAAGCTTATATTTATCAGGATGAAGCTGTTTTGTACAAAGAACTTGATCAGAAGGTTTCTGCTTTTGCTACAAATTTATTGGCAGAAGGAATAAAAAAAGGCGATCATGTGGCTTTAATATTAGGGAACTCACCAGAGTTTTTAATTGCTTACTACGGTGTCTTAAGAGCTGGTGCAGTCGTTATTCCAATTAATCCTATTTACACTCCAGATGAAATTGGCTATCTTCTTCATAATGGAGATGTGAAGGCAATTGTTACATTGGAACAAGCACTCCCTCTAGTTGAAAAAATGGCCGATCAATTAACCGATATCGTTCTCGTTGCTTATACAGGTGAGGGGAAAGAAGAGAGAGTTATTGCAAACACAAAATTGAAACCGTTTACAAAAATGATCGAGGATCAAAACGAGGTTTTTCCAGATGTTATTATAAATGAAGATAACCTGGCTGTTATTCTGTATACATCGGGAACAACAGGAAAACCAAAAGGTGCGATGCTTTCGCATAAGAATTTATTTAGTAATGCATCAGATACTGGCTCTTACCTTCAAATCTCTTCTAATGACGTTGTTGTCACTGCCCTTCCTATGTTTCACGTGTTTTGCATGACCGTTTCAATGAATGCCCCTCTCATTTCAGGAGGGACGTTGTTAATCCTTCCTAAGTTCAGTCCTCAAGAAGTTTTCCGCGTTGCTGAGAAATTCAAAGCTACTATTTTTGCAGGAGTACCAACCATGTATAATTTCTTATACCAATACCCAGAAGGTAGAGCTGAGTATTTTCAGCATCTGCGACTTTGTATTTCAGGAGGTTCTTCTTTACCTGTGGCCCTTCTACACCGTTTTGAAGAAAAGTTTCAAGTTCGGATTTCAGAGGGATATGGATTATCAGAAGCATCACCTGTTACGTGCTTCAATCCACTTGATCGTCCTCGTAAAGCAGGCTCGATTGGTATGAACATCACGAATGTTGAAAATAAAGTCGTTGATGAACTGGGACAGGAAGTTCCCGTAGGGGAGGTTGGAGAGCTAGCAGTTAAAGGTCCAAATGTGATGAAAGGTTATTATAAAATGCCAGAGGATACCGCAGTAACGCTGAAAGAAGGCTGGCTATTTACTGGTGATTTAGCGAAGATGGATGAAGAGGGTTACTTCTATATTGTGGATCGCAAAAAGGATATGGTTATCGTAGGCGGATATAATGTCTATCCAAGAGAAGTTGAAGAAGTTCTTTATCAACATCCTGATATCGTTGAAACAGCGGTAGTGGGCGTCCCAGATCCAAACTTCGGGGAGGCAGTTCAAGCCTTTGTTGTCACACAGCAGCAGATGACGGAAGAAGAAGTTATGAACTATTGTAAAGAGCATCTGGCAAAATATAAATGCCCGACCATTGTAGAATTTATTAGTGAATTGCCGAAGAATACAACTGGAAAAATATTAAGAAAAGCTCTTCGTAAACAAGTAAACGCTTAA
- the paaA gene encoding 1,2-phenylacetyl-CoA epoxidase subunit PaaA gives MDHFMNRINSGEKIEADDWMPDDYREALIRLISMHGISEIMGALPEKEWVPKAPSVYRKLAIMAKVQDEMGHGQLLLRVAEDLMEPLGKNRDDIMKDLFSGKLKFHNVFHMKAPTWGDAGVIAWLVDGAAIISQTMMLGTSYGPYGRALKRICAEEVFHAQHGESIIMALAEGTKEQRTLLQDSINRWWSSLLMFFGPRTNAETGHSNQDKNMRYKLRTKTNEQLRQEFLTKYVPRVWALGLTIPDPTLKFDEETSEWQYQQPDWEEFKKIVTGHGPKSKERLALRVRSYEMNSWVREALGTSEVSNVAR, from the coding sequence ATGGATCATTTTATGAATCGTATCAATAGTGGCGAAAAAATTGAAGCGGATGATTGGATGCCAGATGACTATCGAGAAGCGTTAATTCGTTTGATATCCATGCATGGGATAAGTGAGATTATGGGAGCTTTACCTGAAAAAGAGTGGGTTCCAAAGGCCCCATCTGTCTATCGTAAGCTTGCGATTATGGCGAAAGTTCAGGATGAAATGGGTCATGGTCAATTATTGCTTCGAGTAGCAGAAGATTTAATGGAACCATTAGGGAAAAATCGGGATGATATTATGAAAGATCTTTTTTCTGGAAAGTTGAAATTTCATAATGTCTTTCATATGAAAGCCCCGACGTGGGGGGATGCTGGTGTGATTGCATGGTTAGTAGATGGTGCGGCAATTATATCGCAGACGATGATGCTGGGAACGTCTTATGGACCTTATGGTCGTGCTTTGAAACGGATTTGCGCTGAAGAGGTGTTTCATGCTCAGCATGGTGAAAGCATTATTATGGCACTTGCTGAAGGAACGAAGGAGCAACGTACGTTGTTACAAGACTCCATTAACAGATGGTGGTCATCGTTACTAATGTTTTTTGGACCGAGAACAAATGCGGAAACCGGACATAGCAATCAGGATAAAAATATGCGCTACAAGCTTCGTACCAAAACCAATGAACAGCTCAGACAGGAATTTTTAACAAAGTATGTTCCTCGAGTATGGGCACTTGGGCTAACGATACCAGATCCCACACTTAAATTTGATGAAGAAACTTCTGAATGGCAGTATCAACAGCCAGATTGGGAAGAATTTAAAAAGATTGTAACGGGACATGGGCCGAAATCGAAGGAAAGATTAGCTCTTCGGGTGCGATCGTATGAAATGAACAGTTGGGTAAGGGAAGCGCTTGGAACAAGTGAGGTATCAAATGTTGCGAGGTGA
- the paaB gene encoding 1,2-phenylacetyl-CoA epoxidase subunit PaaB, with protein MSSKDSLFYEVFEVFSKKTDTSALQHQFSLLAPNQELAFVMAKENFFRREQVADIWVVKRDHIKRMTEEEKEATKHLEKSYRETKGYGYLKKKWRQYEQEQLTEKDIMGGGDT; from the coding sequence GTGAGTAGTAAAGACAGTCTTTTCTATGAAGTTTTTGAGGTGTTTAGTAAGAAAACAGATACATCTGCACTCCAGCATCAATTTAGTCTTCTTGCGCCAAATCAGGAATTAGCATTTGTTATGGCAAAAGAGAACTTCTTTAGACGTGAACAAGTAGCTGATATTTGGGTCGTGAAGCGAGATCACATAAAACGAATGACTGAAGAAGAAAAAGAAGCAACAAAGCATTTAGAGAAAAGTTATCGTGAAACGAAAGGATATGGTTATTTAAAGAAAAAATGGCGCCAGTACGAACAAGAGCAGCTTACTGAAAAAGATATCATGGGAGGAGGAGATACCTAA
- the paaC gene encoding 1,2-phenylacetyl-CoA epoxidase subunit PaaC, giving the protein MDESIEYRQCLIELIYQLADDDFLLAYRGSEWLGLAPHIEEDVAFASISQDLMGHAALYYGLLEELGEGKIDHLTHNRSPEHFRNAILVELPNGTGTYLEDPSYDWAFTVVRNYFYTVAKKVRLDSIKKASYEPLQHIVQKISIEMSYHMMHWEVWFKQLISSTAEAKSRMEEAMSIVFEELGGVFSYGCIGDRMARLSLIESEEVLKERWMAYLNKEKIQYSMKMKQGDGRNGIHTPHLAEALATLSEVYQSVPTAEW; this is encoded by the coding sequence ATGGATGAGTCTATCGAATATCGCCAGTGTTTAATTGAACTGATCTATCAATTAGCTGATGATGATTTTCTGCTAGCATACCGCGGTTCAGAATGGCTCGGTCTAGCTCCTCATATTGAAGAGGATGTAGCGTTTGCTTCAATCAGTCAAGACTTGATGGGGCATGCTGCCCTTTATTATGGACTACTAGAAGAGCTTGGAGAAGGAAAGATAGATCACTTAACACATAATCGCTCACCTGAACATTTTCGAAATGCCATACTTGTAGAGTTGCCAAATGGAACAGGGACTTATTTAGAAGACCCCTCTTATGATTGGGCATTTACAGTTGTACGGAATTACTTCTATACGGTAGCAAAAAAGGTTAGACTTGACTCAATCAAGAAAGCCTCGTATGAGCCACTACAGCACATTGTCCAAAAAATCTCTATTGAGATGAGCTACCATATGATGCATTGGGAAGTTTGGTTTAAGCAGCTTATCAGTAGTACAGCTGAAGCGAAAAGTAGAATGGAAGAAGCAATGAGCATTGTATTTGAAGAGTTAGGTGGTGTTTTTTCATACGGGTGTATCGGTGATCGAATGGCCAGGCTTTCGCTTATTGAAAGTGAAGAGGTCCTTAAGGAACGATGGATGGCTTACTTAAACAAAGAAAAAATACAGTATTCTATGAAAATGAAACAGGGGGATGGTCGAAATGGCATTCATACACCCCATTTAGCGGAAGCGCTTGCTACGTTGTCAGAAGTATATCAATCTGTCCCTACAGCGGAGTGGTGA
- the paaD gene encoding 1,2-phenylacetyl-CoA epoxidase subunit PaaD, protein MILKEKVMKVLDTVKDPEIPVVSVVDLGMIHNVSVHHDRVTIEVMPTFSGCPALEIIKRNIEIAVESIPEVNSLSVAFIRHPIWTTELVSEKGKQELRKFGIAPPKDRVEGEWHVPCPYCGSVYTTMDNIFGPAACRSILYCKSCKNPFEAMKPVSI, encoded by the coding sequence ATGATACTTAAAGAGAAAGTGATGAAGGTGCTTGATACGGTAAAAGATCCAGAGATTCCAGTTGTAAGCGTAGTGGACCTTGGGATGATCCACAACGTTTCTGTTCATCATGATCGAGTCACAATTGAAGTGATGCCAACATTCTCGGGGTGTCCTGCGCTAGAAATTATCAAAAGGAATATCGAGATTGCTGTAGAAAGTATTCCTGAAGTGAATTCTTTATCTGTTGCATTTATTCGGCATCCCATATGGACAACCGAACTTGTTTCGGAGAAGGGGAAGCAGGAGTTGAGAAAGTTTGGTATTGCGCCACCTAAAGACCGTGTGGAAGGGGAATGGCATGTGCCGTGTCCATATTGTGGATCAGTTTATACAACAATGGATAATATTTTTGGACCAGCCGCTTGTCGAAGTATTTTGTATTGTAAGTCATGTAAAAATCCATTTGAAGCGATGAAGCCTGTATCAATTTAA
- a CDS encoding EthD family reductase, giving the protein MVKVIALYKQPENAQKFDEHYFNTHAPITAKIPGLKKMEVTKIVGSPMGKSDYYLMCEMYYEDHESMKAGMKSQEGKASGKDLMSFAGDLVTLMIGEEVGETADTK; this is encoded by the coding sequence ATGGTTAAAGTGATCGCATTGTATAAACAGCCGGAAAACGCCCAGAAGTTTGATGAGCATTATTTTAATACGCACGCCCCAATTACAGCTAAAATTCCTGGACTGAAGAAAATGGAAGTGACAAAGATTGTGGGTTCACCTATGGGGAAAAGCGACTATTATTTGATGTGTGAAATGTACTATGAAGATCATGAATCGATGAAAGCGGGAATGAAGTCTCAAGAAGGTAAGGCTTCAGGTAAAGATCTAATGAGTTTTGCTGGCGATCTTGTAACACTAATGATTGGTGAAGAAGTTGGAGAAACAGCAGATACAAAATAA
- a CDS encoding enoyl-CoA hydratase-related protein, with the protein MFETIEYEVKDRVSWIRLNRPNKLNAFTFKMNQEITEAMKLANNDNEARCVVITGNGRAFCSGQDLGGVEEGVDHGEMLRGTYNPMVKEITSSSKPVIAAVNGVAAGAGMSLALACDFRLAHENASFIEAFVHVGLVPDSGSTYFLPRLIGHAKALELALLGEKVSASDAKELGLVTQFFSNEQWEKGINQFANRVASLPPKAVTLIKQSLLRSWDSTLDEVLEMEAVAQAEAGQTKDHKEGLLAFTEKRKPVFQGS; encoded by the coding sequence ATGTTTGAAACGATTGAATATGAAGTAAAGGATCGCGTAAGTTGGATTCGGTTAAATCGACCGAATAAATTGAATGCGTTTACATTTAAAATGAATCAAGAAATAACAGAAGCAATGAAGCTAGCGAATAACGATAATGAAGCTCGTTGTGTGGTGATCACTGGTAATGGAAGAGCTTTTTGTTCAGGTCAGGATTTAGGTGGCGTTGAAGAAGGTGTGGATCATGGTGAAATGCTGAGGGGTACTTATAATCCGATGGTAAAAGAAATTACCTCTTCATCTAAACCGGTGATTGCTGCAGTGAACGGTGTGGCGGCAGGTGCAGGCATGAGTCTTGCTCTTGCGTGTGATTTTCGATTAGCTCATGAAAACGCAAGCTTTATAGAAGCATTTGTTCATGTTGGTCTTGTGCCTGATTCTGGGAGTACTTATTTTCTTCCGCGCCTGATTGGTCATGCGAAAGCGCTAGAACTTGCGCTACTTGGAGAAAAAGTAAGTGCTTCAGATGCTAAGGAGCTTGGACTTGTGACGCAATTTTTCTCTAATGAACAGTGGGAGAAAGGGATTAATCAGTTTGCAAACCGTGTAGCTAGTCTTCCGCCCAAAGCGGTAACTCTCATTAAACAGAGCTTACTCCGCAGCTGGGATAGTACCCTTGATGAGGTGCTTGAAATGGAAGCAGTTGCGCAGGCCGAAGCTGGTCAAACGAAAGATCATAAGGAAGGTCTGCTAGCATTTACTGAGAAACGTAAACCAGTTTTCCAGGGGAGTTAA
- a CDS encoding enoyl-CoA hydratase-related protein codes for MSVVTYEVKNHVGYVTLNRPEVLNCFNYETLSVLQGIVDDIYSDREVRAVIFLGAGEKAFSAGADLKERRTLSESEVRRNVKKIREVFSSVESLPQPTIAALNGFAFGGGFELALACDFRYAVKGTKMGLTETSLGIIPGAGGTQRLPRLIGTAKAMELVLTARKLTSDEAYEYGILNGVVGREDLLRKCEELAQEICQNAPIAVQQAKFAVLEGMNVDRHTGMAIESKAYEVTIPTNDRLEALDAFAEKRKPSFKGE; via the coding sequence ATGTCAGTTGTTACATATGAAGTAAAAAACCATGTTGGATACGTAACTTTAAATCGACCAGAAGTTCTAAACTGTTTTAATTACGAAACCCTTTCAGTACTGCAGGGAATTGTTGACGATATTTATTCAGATCGCGAGGTTCGTGCCGTTATTTTTTTAGGAGCTGGTGAAAAGGCTTTCAGTGCAGGAGCTGATTTGAAAGAAAGAAGAACGCTTTCTGAAAGTGAAGTCCGTCGCAACGTTAAAAAAATCCGAGAAGTGTTTTCCTCAGTTGAATCACTTCCTCAGCCAACCATTGCAGCATTGAATGGGTTTGCGTTTGGTGGAGGATTTGAGCTGGCTCTTGCTTGTGATTTTCGTTATGCAGTCAAAGGAACAAAAATGGGCTTAACCGAAACAAGTCTAGGGATCATACCTGGGGCGGGAGGAACTCAGCGTTTACCTCGTCTAATTGGCACAGCGAAAGCGATGGAATTGGTGTTAACAGCACGAAAATTAACATCAGACGAGGCTTACGAATATGGCATCCTAAATGGGGTAGTGGGTCGTGAAGACTTACTTAGGAAATGTGAAGAATTAGCCCAGGAAATCTGTCAAAATGCTCCGATTGCAGTGCAACAGGCGAAGTTTGCTGTACTGGAAGGGATGAACGTAGACCGTCACACGGGTATGGCGATTGAATCGAAAGCATATGAAGTAACCATCCCAACGAACGACCGTCTTGAAGCATTAGATGCTTTTGCAGAAAAAAGGAAACCAAGCTTTAAAGGGGAGTAG
- the paaX gene encoding phenylacetic acid degradation operon negative regulatory protein PaaX produces MSESLNTRSMIFTLYGEYVRHYGNDIWIGSLIRLLKEFGHNDQSVRAAISRMSKQGWVEARKEGNKSFYYLTKRGIRRMDEAAERIFKLRPAEWDGRWRMFLYTIPEEKRHIRDELRKELVWSGFGSSSASLWLSPNHLEEQVKWLIDKYEINDYVHFFVADYKGPHENHALVNECWDLNEISNRYREFIKMYSERYVIDRSKIEKGKMSDGDCFVERAKLVHEYRKFLFIDPGLPSQLLPDEWPGEHAAMLFSDYYKTLAKPASRFFEEVFREGNELKNKDNEYDALQHPLLSDRS; encoded by the coding sequence ATGAGCGAATCTTTGAATACACGCTCCATGATTTTTACATTGTATGGAGAGTATGTTAGACACTATGGAAATGATATTTGGATTGGTAGTTTGATTCGTCTTCTAAAAGAGTTTGGGCACAATGACCAGTCTGTTCGAGCGGCGATTTCACGAATGAGTAAGCAGGGCTGGGTGGAAGCAAGGAAAGAAGGAAATAAGAGTTTCTACTATTTAACAAAACGTGGGATTAGGAGAATGGATGAGGCGGCTGAGAGAATATTTAAGCTCCGGCCAGCAGAATGGGATGGAAGATGGCGTATGTTTCTTTATACGATCCCTGAAGAGAAGCGACATATTCGAGATGAGCTACGTAAAGAGCTTGTTTGGAGCGGGTTCGGAAGTTCATCCGCTAGCTTATGGCTTTCACCTAATCACCTTGAAGAACAGGTGAAATGGCTGATCGATAAGTATGAAATTAATGACTACGTTCATTTCTTTGTTGCTGATTATAAAGGTCCACACGAAAATCATGCCCTTGTCAATGAATGCTGGGATTTGAATGAAATAAGCAATCGATACCGTGAGTTTATTAAAATGTATAGTGAGCGTTATGTTATCGATCGTAGTAAAATTGAAAAAGGGAAAATGAGTGATGGCGACTGTTTTGTAGAACGCGCAAAGCTCGTTCATGAGTACCGGAAGTTTCTATTTATTGATCCGGGCCTTCCATCCCAACTATTACCTGATGAATGGCCTGGCGAGCATGCAGCCATGTTATTTAGCGATTACTATAAAACGCTCGCAAAACCAGCTTCACGTTTTTTTGAAGAAGTTTTTCGAGAGGGAAATGAACTGAAAAATAAAGATAATGAGTATGATGCGCTCCAGCATCCTTTGTTATCTGACAGGTCATAG
- a CDS encoding gamma carbonic anhydrase family protein, translated as MLFSYNGLTPDLAEDVYVAPGAKIIGDVTIGEKSTVWFNAVLRGDEAPITIGKGCNIQDNCTCHLFEGFPLVLEDEVSVGHNAILHGCTIRNGALIGMGAIVLDGAEIGEGSLIGANTLIPSGKKIPPHSMVLGSPGKVIRQLTEKDKELITLTIETYKTKGKEFKYQVHEVLR; from the coding sequence ATGTTATTTTCGTATAATGGTTTAACACCAGACCTAGCGGAAGATGTGTACGTAGCTCCAGGTGCCAAAATTATTGGGGATGTCACAATTGGAGAAAAATCGACCGTATGGTTTAATGCCGTTTTAAGAGGGGATGAAGCACCAATCACCATTGGAAAAGGGTGCAATATCCAGGACAATTGTACGTGCCATTTATTTGAAGGGTTCCCACTTGTGTTAGAAGACGAAGTATCTGTTGGCCATAATGCCATTCTACATGGATGTACGATTCGTAATGGAGCATTAATCGGTATGGGAGCAATTGTACTTGACGGGGCTGAGATTGGTGAAGGTTCGTTAATAGGGGCAAATACGCTGATCCCTTCTGGTAAAAAGATTCCACCACATTCTATGGTTCTCGGCTCTCCAGGAAAAGTAATCAGGCAATTAACAGAGAAAGACAAGGAACTCATCACCTTAACGATTGAAACGTATAAAACAAAGGGAAAAGAATTTAAATATCAGGTACATGAAGTGCTCAGATAA
- a CDS encoding DUF561 domain-containing protein → MKRLCELLSVHYPFIQGGMGNISSPVLASAVSEAGGLGTIGTGTLTIDEVEILLLDMKKRTKKTFALNIPISVTENLKGMCELAVKHAVPVVSLSAGNPAPYIHYFKQNNIKVICVTASVKHAQKAEKAGADLIVGEGFEAAGINSPLELTTMTLIPQLVAKVQIPVVAAGGVGDSKGFAAALALGAEGIQMGTRLIATKESPYHERYVERLLEADDTETVIVGRSVGKVRRILKTAYADRLIQAEGAGIHPDDFEVMTDEEKHRIGAVEGRLEEGFINGGQISGLVKSIPTVQELFKEMMEGAEQIYEIQMKAFKRFYLKH, encoded by the coding sequence ATGAAACGTCTTTGTGAGTTGCTGTCCGTTCACTACCCATTTATACAAGGAGGGATGGGGAATATTTCTAGTCCTGTTCTTGCATCAGCTGTGTCTGAAGCAGGCGGACTCGGAACAATCGGAACGGGTACTTTAACAATAGATGAAGTAGAAATTTTACTTCTTGATATGAAGAAACGAACTAAGAAAACATTTGCGCTCAATATACCAATTTCGGTTACAGAAAACTTAAAAGGAATGTGTGAATTAGCTGTAAAACACGCTGTACCTGTCGTCTCTCTTTCAGCCGGTAACCCAGCCCCTTATATTCATTATTTTAAACAAAATAACATTAAGGTTATTTGTGTTACCGCTAGCGTGAAGCATGCACAAAAAGCTGAAAAGGCAGGAGCCGATCTTATCGTAGGAGAAGGCTTTGAAGCAGCTGGGATCAATTCGCCACTCGAGCTTACGACGATGACGCTTATTCCTCAACTTGTCGCTAAAGTGCAAATACCTGTCGTTGCTGCAGGAGGGGTAGGTGATTCAAAAGGCTTTGCCGCAGCATTAGCTTTAGGGGCAGAGGGGATTCAAATGGGAACAAGATTAATAGCAACGAAGGAATCTCCTTATCATGAACGGTATGTTGAAAGGTTACTAGAAGCAGATGATACAGAAACGGTCATCGTAGGACGCAGCGTCGGAAAAGTACGTAGGATCTTAAAAACAGCTTATGCAGACCGATTAATTCAAGCGGAAGGAGCTGGTATTCATCCAGATGATTTTGAAGTAATGACAGATGAGGAAAAACATCGAATTGGTGCAGTAGAAGGGCGATTGGAAGAGGGATTTATTAATGGCGGACAAATAAGCGGATTAGTTAAGTCCATTCCGACAGTTCAGGAGCTATTTAAAGAAATGATGGAAGGAGCTGAGCAAATTTACGAGATTCAAATGAAGGCATTTAAACGTTTTTATTTAAAACACTAG